A single region of the Mycobacterium avium subsp. avium genome encodes:
- the pks13 gene encoding polyketide synthase Pks13 (Pks13 is a key enzyme in mycolic acid biosynthesis.), with the protein MADIDEPQENTPAKKSDMRAGDDAERSDAEERRPTTVPEMREWLRNWVGRAVGKSPDEIDESVPMVELGLSSRDAVAMAADIEDMTGVTLSVAVAFQHPTIESLATRIIEGEPEAVDAGDDMDWSRSGPAERVDIAIVGLSTRLPGDMNSPDETWQALMEGRDAITDLPEGRWSEFLEEPRIAARVAGARTRGGYLKDIKGFDSEFFAVAKTEADNIDPQQRMALELTWEALEHARIPASSLRGEAVGVYVGFSNNDYQFLAVSDPTVAHPYAITGTATSIIANRVSYFYDFRGPSVAVDTACSSSLVATHQAVQALRNGECDVAIAGGVNALLTPLVTLGFDEIGQVLAPDGRIKSFSADADGYTRSEGGGMFVLKRVDDARRDGDQILAVIAGSAVNHDGRSNGLIAPNQDAQAEVLRRAYKDAGIDPRTVDYIEAHGTGTVLGDPIEAEALGRVVGRGRPADRPALLGAVKTNVGHLESAAGAASLAKVVLALQHDKLPPSINFAGPSPYIDFDGMRLKVIDSPTDWPRYGGYALAGVSSFGFGGANAHLVVREVLPRDVIEREPEPTPAPQAAAEPTESPEPQAHALRFDDFGNVIPDPEAPEEEEHELPGLTEEALRLKAIALEELAAQQESEPTKPLIPLAVSAFLTSRKKAAAAELADWMESPEGQASSLESIGRALSRRNHGRSRAVVLAHDHEEAIKGLRAVAEGKQRPNVFSTDGPVTNGPVWAMAGFGAQHRKMGKNLYLRNEVFAEWIEKVDALIQDERGYSVLELILDDSHEYGIETSNVVIFAIQIALGELLRHHGAKPAAVVGQSLGEPASAYFSGGLSLADATRVICSRSHLMGEGEAMLFGEYIRFMALVEYSADELKTVFADFPGLEVCVYAAPSQTVIGGPPEQIDAIVARAEAEGRFARKLQTKGAGHTSQMDPLLGEFSAELQGIKPMSPAVGIFSTVHEGTYIKPGSEPVHDVAYWVKGMRHSVYFTHGIRNAVDSGHTTFLELAPNPVALMQIGLTTAAAGLHDAQLIPTLAKKQDDVESMISAMAQLYVYGHDLDIRTLFTRAKGPQDYANIPPTRFKRKEHWLDVHFSGDGSVIMPGTHVALPDGRHVWEYAPRNGETDLAALVRSAATQVLPDAQLVASEQRAVPGPGARLVTTMTRHPGGASVQVHARIDESFTLVYDVLVSRAGQNVAALPTAVGAGAAIAAAPTVAAPEQPAQTPVEEDTNAETLSDSLTARYLPAGTGKWSPDSGETVAERLGLIVSAAMGYEPEDLPWEVPLIELGLDSLMAVRIKNRVEYDFDLPPIQLTAVRDANLYNIEQLITYAIEHRDEVEALHEHQKTLTPEEIAKEQAQLLSGATPASVAAPAPDPQAEPETQPAPPPPSDTPIPPPPTDPSGPSANGGQPKPSLAEALSSEAVTKALNSDVPPRDAAERVTFATWAIVTGKSAGGIFNPLPKLDADTAAKMAQRLSERADGPITVEDVQAAETIEALAERVRTYLEAGQIDGFVRTLRARPEGSTKIPVFVFHPAGGSTVVYEPLLKRLPPDTPMYGFERVEGSVQERAAQYVPKLLELNGDNPFVLVGWSLGGALAYACAIGLKRAGADVRFVGLIDTVRAGEEVPQTKEETRKRWDRYARFAERTFNVEIPAIPYEQLEELDDEGQVKFVLDIVQQSGVQIPGGIVEHQRTSYLDNRALETVQIEPYDGHVTLYMADRYHDDVIEFEPRYAIRQPDGGWGEYVADLEVVPIGGEHIQVIDEPIIGKVGAHLTDVLNKVEAQTSQTSEVGK; encoded by the coding sequence ATGGCTGACATAGACGAACCTCAGGAGAACACGCCCGCCAAGAAGAGCGATATGCGCGCCGGCGACGATGCAGAGCGAAGCGATGCTGAGGAGCGGCGCCCGACAACCGTGCCCGAGATGCGCGAGTGGCTGCGCAACTGGGTGGGCCGGGCCGTCGGGAAGTCACCCGACGAGATCGACGAGTCGGTGCCGATGGTCGAGCTGGGTCTGTCGTCGCGGGACGCGGTGGCGATGGCCGCCGACATCGAGGACATGACTGGCGTCACCCTGTCGGTGGCGGTGGCCTTCCAGCATCCGACCATCGAGTCGCTGGCCACCCGCATCATCGAGGGCGAGCCGGAGGCCGTCGACGCCGGCGACGACATGGACTGGTCGCGCAGCGGGCCGGCCGAGCGGGTCGACATCGCGATCGTGGGGCTGTCCACCCGGCTGCCCGGCGACATGAACAGCCCCGACGAGACCTGGCAAGCGCTGATGGAGGGCCGCGACGCCATCACCGACCTGCCCGAGGGCCGCTGGTCGGAATTCCTCGAGGAGCCGCGCATCGCGGCGCGGGTGGCAGGCGCCCGCACCCGCGGCGGCTACCTGAAGGACATCAAGGGCTTCGACTCGGAGTTCTTCGCGGTCGCCAAGACCGAGGCCGACAACATCGACCCGCAGCAGCGGATGGCGCTGGAGCTCACCTGGGAGGCGCTCGAGCACGCCCGCATCCCGGCGTCCAGCCTGCGCGGCGAGGCGGTCGGCGTGTACGTCGGCTTCTCCAACAACGACTACCAGTTCCTGGCCGTGTCCGACCCCACGGTCGCCCACCCCTACGCGATCACCGGCACCGCCACCTCGATCATCGCCAACCGGGTGTCCTACTTCTACGACTTCCGCGGCCCTTCGGTGGCGGTGGACACCGCCTGCTCCAGCTCGCTGGTGGCGACGCATCAGGCCGTGCAGGCGCTGCGCAACGGCGAGTGCGACGTGGCGATCGCCGGTGGGGTCAACGCGCTGCTCACCCCGCTGGTGACGCTCGGTTTCGACGAGATCGGCCAGGTGCTGGCACCCGACGGCCGGATCAAGTCGTTCTCCGCCGACGCCGACGGCTACACCCGCTCCGAGGGTGGGGGCATGTTCGTGCTCAAGCGGGTCGACGACGCCCGCCGGGACGGCGACCAGATCCTGGCCGTGATCGCCGGCAGCGCGGTCAACCACGACGGCCGGTCCAACGGCCTGATCGCCCCCAACCAGGACGCCCAGGCCGAGGTGCTGCGCCGGGCCTACAAGGATGCCGGCATCGATCCGCGCACCGTCGACTACATCGAGGCGCACGGCACCGGCACGGTGCTGGGTGACCCGATCGAGGCCGAGGCGCTGGGCCGGGTGGTCGGCCGCGGCCGGCCCGCCGACCGTCCGGCGCTGCTCGGAGCGGTGAAAACCAATGTGGGACACCTGGAGTCGGCGGCCGGCGCGGCCAGCCTGGCCAAGGTGGTGCTGGCGTTGCAGCACGACAAGCTGCCGCCGTCGATCAACTTCGCCGGGCCCAGCCCCTACATCGACTTCGACGGCATGCGCCTGAAAGTCATTGACAGCCCGACGGATTGGCCGCGCTACGGCGGCTACGCGCTGGCCGGGGTGTCCAGTTTCGGGTTCGGTGGCGCCAACGCGCACCTGGTGGTGCGCGAGGTGCTGCCCCGCGACGTCATCGAGCGCGAGCCGGAACCAACGCCCGCCCCGCAGGCCGCCGCCGAGCCCACCGAATCGCCTGAGCCGCAGGCCCACGCGCTGCGGTTCGACGACTTCGGCAACGTCATCCCCGACCCCGAAGCACCCGAGGAGGAAGAGCACGAGCTTCCCGGGTTGACCGAGGAGGCGCTGCGCCTCAAGGCGATCGCGCTGGAAGAGCTTGCGGCGCAACAGGAGTCCGAGCCCACCAAGCCGCTGATCCCGCTGGCCGTGTCGGCGTTTCTGACGTCACGCAAAAAGGCGGCCGCCGCCGAGCTGGCGGACTGGATGGAAAGCCCGGAGGGGCAAGCGTCGTCGCTGGAATCGATCGGCCGCGCCCTGTCCCGGCGCAACCACGGCCGCTCCCGCGCGGTGGTGCTGGCCCACGACCACGAGGAGGCCATCAAGGGTCTGCGGGCGGTCGCCGAGGGCAAGCAGCGGCCGAACGTGTTCAGCACCGACGGCCCGGTCACCAACGGCCCGGTGTGGGCGATGGCCGGTTTCGGTGCGCAGCACCGCAAGATGGGCAAGAACCTGTACCTGCGCAACGAGGTCTTCGCCGAGTGGATCGAGAAGGTCGACGCGCTGATCCAGGACGAGCGCGGTTACTCGGTGCTCGAACTGATCCTCGACGACTCGCACGAGTACGGCATCGAGACCTCCAACGTCGTCATCTTCGCGATCCAGATCGCGCTGGGTGAGCTGCTCCGCCACCACGGCGCCAAACCCGCTGCGGTGGTTGGCCAATCGCTCGGCGAGCCGGCGTCGGCGTATTTCTCCGGCGGGCTCTCGCTGGCCGACGCCACCCGGGTGATCTGCTCACGCTCGCACCTGATGGGCGAGGGCGAGGCGATGCTGTTCGGCGAGTACATCCGCTTCATGGCCCTTGTCGAGTACTCCGCCGACGAACTCAAGACGGTGTTCGCCGACTTCCCCGGCCTGGAGGTGTGCGTCTACGCCGCGCCCAGCCAGACCGTCATCGGCGGGCCGCCGGAGCAGATCGACGCGATCGTCGCCCGCGCCGAGGCCGAGGGACGTTTCGCGCGCAAGCTACAGACCAAGGGCGCGGGCCACACGTCGCAGATGGACCCGCTGCTCGGCGAGTTCTCCGCGGAATTGCAGGGCATCAAGCCGATGAGCCCGGCCGTCGGGATCTTCTCGACGGTGCACGAGGGCACCTACATCAAGCCCGGCAGCGAGCCGGTCCACGACGTCGCCTACTGGGTCAAGGGGATGCGGCATTCCGTCTACTTCACCCACGGTATCCGCAACGCCGTCGACAGCGGCCACACCACGTTCCTGGAGCTCGCCCCCAACCCGGTGGCGCTGATGCAGATCGGCCTGACCACCGCCGCCGCGGGATTGCATGACGCCCAACTGATTCCGACGCTCGCCAAAAAACAGGACGACGTCGAGTCGATGATCTCGGCCATGGCCCAGCTCTACGTCTACGGCCACGACCTGGACATTCGCACGTTGTTCACCCGGGCGAAGGGTCCGCAGGATTACGCGAACATCCCGCCGACCCGGTTCAAGCGCAAAGAGCACTGGCTCGACGTGCACTTCTCCGGCGACGGTTCGGTGATCATGCCGGGCACCCACGTTGCGCTGCCGGACGGCCGGCACGTGTGGGAATACGCGCCGCGCAACGGCGAGACGGACCTGGCGGCGTTGGTGAGATCGGCTGCCACACAAGTGCTTCCGGACGCGCAGCTGGTGGCCTCCGAGCAGCGGGCGGTGCCCGGCCCGGGAGCCCGGCTGGTGACGACCATGACCCGTCATCCGGGTGGGGCGTCGGTCCAGGTGCATGCCCGCATCGACGAGTCCTTCACCCTGGTCTACGACGTGCTGGTGTCGCGGGCCGGCCAGAACGTGGCGGCGCTGCCGACCGCGGTCGGCGCCGGCGCGGCCATCGCCGCCGCCCCGACCGTCGCGGCGCCCGAGCAGCCGGCGCAGACCCCCGTCGAGGAGGACACCAACGCCGAGACGCTGTCGGACAGCCTGACCGCCCGCTACCTGCCCGCCGGTACGGGCAAGTGGTCACCGGATTCGGGCGAGACCGTCGCCGAGCGGCTGGGCCTGATCGTCTCGGCGGCAATGGGTTACGAGCCCGAGGACCTGCCGTGGGAGGTGCCGCTGATCGAGCTGGGCCTGGACTCGCTGATGGCGGTGCGGATCAAGAACCGGGTCGAATACGACTTCGACCTGCCGCCGATCCAGCTGACCGCGGTGCGTGATGCCAACCTCTACAACATCGAGCAGCTGATCACGTACGCGATCGAGCACCGCGACGAGGTCGAGGCGCTGCACGAGCATCAGAAGACGCTGACGCCCGAGGAGATCGCCAAGGAACAGGCCCAGCTGCTCAGCGGGGCGACGCCGGCCTCGGTGGCCGCGCCCGCCCCCGACCCGCAGGCCGAGCCCGAGACCCAGCCGGCCCCGCCGCCGCCGTCGGACACCCCGATTCCGCCGCCGCCGACGGACCCGTCGGGTCCCTCCGCCAACGGCGGGCAGCCCAAGCCGAGCCTGGCCGAGGCGCTCAGCTCCGAAGCGGTGACCAAGGCGCTGAACTCCGACGTGCCCCCGCGCGACGCCGCCGAGCGGGTCACCTTCGCCACCTGGGCGATCGTCACCGGCAAGTCGGCGGGCGGCATCTTCAACCCGCTGCCCAAGCTGGACGCCGACACCGCCGCCAAGATGGCGCAGCGGCTGTCGGAGCGGGCCGACGGGCCGATCACCGTCGAGGACGTGCAGGCCGCCGAGACCATCGAGGCGCTCGCCGAGCGGGTGCGCACCTACCTGGAGGCCGGCCAGATCGACGGGTTCGTGCGCACCCTGCGGGCCCGGCCGGAGGGCAGCACCAAGATCCCGGTGTTCGTGTTCCACCCGGCCGGCGGTTCCACCGTGGTGTACGAGCCGCTGCTCAAGCGGTTGCCGCCGGACACCCCGATGTACGGCTTCGAGCGCGTGGAGGGGTCCGTGCAGGAGCGGGCCGCCCAGTACGTGCCCAAGCTGCTGGAGCTCAACGGGGACAACCCGTTCGTCCTCGTGGGCTGGTCGCTCGGCGGCGCGCTGGCCTACGCCTGCGCGATCGGGCTGAAGCGGGCCGGCGCCGACGTCCGTTTCGTCGGGCTGATCGACACCGTCCGCGCCGGCGAGGAGGTCCCGCAGACCAAGGAGGAGACCCGCAAGCGCTGGGACCGCTACGCGCGGTTCGCCGAGCGCACCTTCAACGTCGAGATCCCGGCGATCCCCTACGAGCAGCTCGAGGAGCTCGACGACGAAGGGCAGGTCAAGTTCGTGCTGGACATCGTCCAGCAGAGCGGGGTGCAGATCCCGGGCGGCATCGTCGAGCACCAGCGGACGTCCTACCTGGACAACCGGGCGCTCGAGACCGTCCAGATCGAGCCGTACGACGGGCACGTGACGCTGTACATGGCCGACCGCTACCACGACGACGTCATCGAGTTCGAGCCGCGCTACGCCATCCGCCAGCCCGACGGCGGCTGGGGCGAGTACGTGGCCGACCTGGAAGTGGTTCCGATCGGCGGCGAGCACATCCAGGTCATCGACGAACCGATCATCGGCAAGGTCGGCGCCCACCTCACCGACGTGCTGAATAAGGTGGAGGCGCAAACCAGTCAGACAAGTGAGGTAGGCAAGTAG
- the fadD32 gene encoding long-chain-fatty-acid--AMP ligase FadD32 — protein sequence MAYHNPFIVNGKIKFPENTNLVKHVEKWARVRGDKLAYRFLDFSTERDGVACDISWSEFSARNRAVGARLQQVTEPGDRIAVLCPQNLDYLIALFGALYAGRIAVPLFDPSEPGHVGRLHAVLDDCTPSTILTTTEAAEGVRKFIRARSAKERPRVIAVDAVPNEVNSTWVPPEADENTIAYLQYTSGSTRTPTGVEITHLNLPTNVLQVLNGLEGKEGDRGLSWLPFFHDMGLITAMLSPVLGHNFTFMTPAAFVRRPGRWIREMARKPDDAPDCEVFTVAPNFAFEHAAVRGVPKEGEPPLDLSNVKGILNGSEPVSPSSMRKFYEAFKPYGLRETAIKPSYGLAEATLFVSTTPMDQAPTVIHVDRAELNKQRFVEVPADAPNAVAQVSAGVIGVDEWAVIVDPETASELPDGHIGEIWLHGNNMGIGYWGKEEETNEVFRNILKSRISQSHAEGAPDDAMWVKTGDYGTYYKGHLYIAGRIKDLVIIDGRNHYPQDLEYSAQEASKALRTGYVAAFSVPANQLPKEVFDNPHTGLKYDPDDTSEQLVIVAERAPGTHKLDYQPIADDIRAAIAVRHGVTVRDLLLVQAGTIPRTSSGKIGHRACRAAYLDGSLRSGVGSPTAFANSTD from the coding sequence ATGGCGTACCACAACCCGTTCATCGTGAATGGAAAGATCAAGTTCCCCGAGAACACGAACTTGGTCAAGCACGTTGAGAAATGGGCGAGGGTTCGTGGCGACAAGCTCGCTTACCGATTCCTGGACTTTTCCACCGAGCGCGACGGCGTCGCCTGCGACATCTCCTGGTCGGAGTTCAGCGCCCGCAACCGCGCGGTGGGCGCCCGGCTGCAGCAGGTCACCGAGCCCGGCGACCGCATCGCGGTGCTGTGCCCGCAGAACCTGGACTACCTGATCGCGCTGTTCGGCGCCCTGTACGCCGGCCGGATCGCGGTGCCGCTGTTCGACCCCAGCGAGCCCGGTCACGTCGGCCGGCTGCACGCCGTGCTCGACGACTGCACCCCGTCGACCATCCTGACCACCACCGAGGCCGCCGAGGGCGTCCGCAAGTTCATCCGCGCCCGCTCGGCCAAGGAGCGCCCGCGCGTCATCGCCGTCGACGCGGTGCCCAACGAGGTCAATTCCACCTGGGTGCCGCCGGAGGCCGACGAGAACACCATCGCCTACCTGCAGTACACCTCCGGCTCCACCCGCACCCCGACCGGCGTGGAGATCACCCACCTGAACCTGCCCACCAACGTGCTGCAGGTGCTCAACGGGCTGGAGGGCAAGGAGGGCGACCGCGGCCTGTCCTGGCTGCCGTTCTTCCACGACATGGGGTTGATCACCGCGATGCTGTCGCCGGTGCTCGGCCACAACTTCACCTTCATGACCCCCGCCGCGTTCGTGCGCCGTCCCGGCCGGTGGATCCGGGAGATGGCCCGCAAGCCCGACGACGCCCCCGACTGCGAGGTGTTCACCGTCGCGCCCAACTTCGCGTTCGAGCACGCCGCCGTGCGCGGGGTGCCCAAGGAGGGCGAGCCGCCGCTGGACCTGAGCAACGTCAAGGGAATCCTGAACGGCAGCGAGCCGGTGTCCCCGTCCTCGATGCGCAAGTTCTACGAGGCCTTCAAGCCGTACGGCCTGCGCGAGACCGCGATCAAGCCGTCCTACGGCCTGGCCGAGGCGACGCTGTTCGTCTCCACCACCCCGATGGACCAGGCGCCCACCGTCATCCACGTCGACCGCGCCGAGCTGAACAAGCAGCGCTTCGTCGAGGTGCCCGCCGATGCCCCCAACGCGGTGGCCCAGGTGTCCGCCGGCGTCATCGGCGTCGACGAGTGGGCGGTCATCGTCGACCCGGAGACCGCCAGCGAACTGCCGGACGGGCACATCGGCGAGATCTGGTTGCACGGCAACAACATGGGCATCGGCTACTGGGGCAAGGAAGAGGAGACCAACGAGGTCTTCCGCAACATCCTCAAGTCGCGGATCAGCCAGTCGCACGCCGAGGGCGCCCCGGACGACGCGATGTGGGTCAAGACAGGCGACTACGGCACCTATTACAAGGGCCACCTCTACATCGCCGGCCGGATCAAGGACCTGGTCATCATCGACGGCCGCAACCACTACCCGCAGGACCTGGAGTACTCGGCGCAGGAGGCCAGCAAGGCGCTGCGCACCGGGTACGTGGCCGCCTTCTCGGTGCCGGCCAACCAGCTGCCCAAAGAGGTGTTCGACAACCCGCACACCGGGCTGAAGTACGACCCGGACGACACCTCCGAGCAGTTGGTGATCGTCGCCGAGCGCGCGCCCGGCACCCACAAGCTGGACTACCAGCCGATCGCTGACGACATCCGGGCCGCCATCGCGGTGCGCCACGGCGTCACGGTCCGCGATCTGCTGTTGGTGCAGGCGGGGACGATTCCGCGGACCTCCAGCGGCAAGATCGGGCACCGCGCCTGCCGCGCCGCCTACCTCGACGGCAGCCTGCGAAGCGGTGTCGGCTCCCCGACGGCCTTCGCCAACTCAACCGACTGA
- a CDS encoding cutinase family protein: MPTNARRKRRRTLAWIAALSVAGVVLLVIVAAVVVLRGREAPPSAVPPGVLPPTSTTGHPHKPRPASQDASCPDVLLVNVPGTWESAPQDDPGNPLQFPNALLHKVTASLTEQFPPSRLQAYTTPYTAQFHNPLSGDTQMTYNASRAEGTRATVAVMTDMNNKCPLTSYVLMGFSQGAVIAGDIASDIGNGRGPVDDDLVLGVTLIADGRRQQGVGNDIGPNPPGQGAEVTLHEVPILSGLGLTMTGARPGGFGDLNAKTNEICAPGDLICAAPEEAFSVANLPATLNTLAGGAGQPVHALYATTQCWSLDGVPATDWTLNWAHGLIANAPQPKHG; encoded by the coding sequence ATGCCTACCAACGCCCGGCGCAAGCGCCGTCGCACCCTGGCCTGGATCGCCGCCCTGTCGGTGGCCGGCGTCGTGTTGTTGGTCATCGTGGCCGCGGTCGTGGTGCTGCGCGGCCGTGAGGCGCCGCCCAGCGCGGTGCCGCCCGGCGTGCTGCCGCCCACCTCGACGACCGGCCATCCGCACAAGCCGCGGCCCGCGTCGCAGGATGCCTCCTGCCCGGACGTGCTGCTGGTCAACGTGCCCGGCACCTGGGAATCGGCCCCGCAGGACGACCCGGGGAACCCGCTGCAGTTCCCGAACGCGTTGCTGCACAAGGTGACCGCGAGCCTCACCGAGCAGTTCCCGCCGTCGCGGTTGCAGGCCTACACCACTCCCTACACCGCGCAGTTCCACAACCCGTTGAGCGGTGACACGCAGATGACCTACAACGCCAGCCGGGCCGAGGGCACCCGGGCCACCGTCGCGGTGATGACCGACATGAACAACAAGTGCCCGCTGACCAGCTACGTGCTGATGGGCTTCTCGCAGGGCGCAGTGATCGCCGGCGACATCGCCAGCGACATCGGCAACGGCCGCGGGCCGGTGGACGACGACCTGGTGCTGGGTGTGACATTGATCGCCGACGGCCGCCGCCAGCAGGGGGTGGGCAACGACATCGGGCCCAACCCGCCCGGGCAGGGCGCCGAGGTGACTCTGCACGAGGTGCCCATCCTGTCGGGGCTGGGCCTGACCATGACCGGCGCGCGGCCCGGCGGGTTCGGCGACCTCAACGCCAAGACCAACGAGATCTGCGCGCCGGGCGACCTGATCTGCGCCGCGCCCGAGGAGGCCTTCAGCGTCGCCAACCTGCCCGCCACGCTGAACACCCTGGCCGGCGGTGCCGGCCAACCGGTCCACGCGCTGTACGCCACCACCCAGTGCTGGAGCCTGGACGGGGTGCCGGCCACCGACTGGACATTGAACTGGGCTCACGGATTGATCGCGAATGCGCCACAACCCAAACACGGATGA
- a CDS encoding esterase family protein has translation MRGVSALLRVFCIAMLAAGLGVALQPAAVTGAARAAGYESLMVPSAAMGRDIPVAFLAGGPHAVYLLDAFNAAPDVSNWVTAGNAMNTLGGKGISVVAPAGGAWSMYTNWEQDGSKQWDTFLSSELPDWLAANKGLAPGGHAAVGASQGGYGAMALAAFHPDRFGFAGSLSGFLYPSSTNYNGAILAGLQQYGGVDGNGMWGAPQLGRWKWHDPYVHASLLAQNNTRVWVWSPTNMGGDDAAMIGQAGAAMGSSREFYQQYRSNGGHNGHFDFPGGGDNGWGSWAGQLGAMSGDIVGAIR, from the coding sequence GTGCGGGGTGTGTCGGCGCTTCTTCGGGTGTTCTGCATCGCCATGCTGGCGGCGGGGCTGGGCGTGGCGTTGCAGCCCGCCGCGGTCACCGGCGCGGCCCGGGCCGCGGGGTACGAGAGCCTGATGGTGCCGTCGGCGGCGATGGGCCGCGACATCCCGGTGGCCTTCCTGGCCGGCGGCCCGCATGCGGTCTACCTGCTGGACGCCTTCAACGCGGCGCCCGACGTGAGCAACTGGGTGACCGCAGGCAACGCGATGAACACCCTCGGCGGCAAGGGCATCTCGGTGGTGGCCCCGGCCGGCGGCGCGTGGAGCATGTACACCAACTGGGAGCAGGACGGCAGCAAGCAGTGGGACACCTTCCTGTCCAGCGAGCTGCCCGACTGGCTGGCCGCCAACAAGGGGCTGGCCCCGGGCGGGCACGCCGCCGTCGGCGCCTCGCAGGGCGGCTACGGCGCGATGGCGCTGGCCGCCTTCCATCCCGACCGCTTCGGCTTCGCCGGCTCGCTGTCCGGGTTTCTCTACCCGTCCAGCACCAACTACAACGGCGCCATCCTGGCCGGCCTGCAGCAGTACGGCGGCGTGGACGGCAACGGCATGTGGGGGGCGCCGCAGCTGGGCCGGTGGAAGTGGCACGACCCGTACGTGCACGCCTCGCTGCTGGCCCAGAACAACACCCGGGTGTGGGTGTGGAGCCCGACCAACATGGGCGGCGACGACGCCGCGATGATCGGCCAGGCGGGCGCGGCGATGGGCAGCTCGCGGGAGTTCTACCAGCAGTACCGCAGCAACGGCGGGCACAACGGGCACTTCGACTTCCCCGGCGGCGGCGACAACGGCTGGGGCTCGTGGGCCGGCCAGTTGGGCGCGATGTCGGGCGACATCGTCGGTGCCATTCGCTAG